Proteins co-encoded in one Mycobacterium mantenii genomic window:
- the hadA gene encoding (3R)-hydroxyacyl-ACP dehydratase subunit HadA: protein MHYRYPDHYEVEREKIREYAVAVQNDSPEFFEEKAAAELGYKGLLAPLTFICVFGYQAQTAFFKHANVAVQDAQIVQVDQVLKFNAPIVAGDKLYCDVYVDSVRVSHGTQIIVTKNVITNEAGDVVQETYTTLAGRAGEDGEEGFTDATA from the coding sequence ATGCACTACCGCTACCCCGATCATTACGAGGTGGAGCGGGAGAAGATCCGCGAGTACGCGGTGGCCGTGCAAAACGACAGCCCCGAGTTCTTCGAGGAGAAGGCGGCGGCCGAACTCGGCTATAAAGGGTTGCTCGCGCCGTTGACGTTCATCTGCGTATTCGGCTACCAGGCGCAGACGGCGTTCTTCAAGCACGCGAACGTGGCCGTCCAGGACGCGCAGATCGTCCAGGTCGACCAGGTACTGAAATTCAACGCGCCGATCGTCGCCGGCGACAAGCTGTACTGCGATGTCTATGTGGACTCGGTCCGCGTGTCGCACGGCACCCAGATCATTGTCACCAAGAATGTCATCACCAACGAAGCCGGTGACGTCGTGCAAGAGACCTACACGACCCTGGCGGGCCGTGCCGGTGAGGATGGAGAAGAGGGATTTACTGATGCCACTGCGTGA
- a CDS encoding MBL fold metallo-hydrolase, whose product MPEDRLYFRQLLSGRDFAAGDMFATQMRNFAYLIGDRQTGDCVVVDPAYAAGELLDTLEADGMHLSGVLVTHHHPDHVGGSMMGFSLQGLAELLDRKAVPVHVNTHEAQWVSRVTGISLGDLTSHENHDKVSIGDIEIELLHTPGHTPGSQCFLLDGRLVAGDTLFLEGCGRTDFPGGDSDEMYRSLQRLATLPGDPTVFPGHWYSAEPSASLSEVKRSNYVYRAADLGQWRMLMGG is encoded by the coding sequence GTGCCCGAGGACCGGCTGTACTTTCGTCAACTGCTCTCCGGTCGCGACTTCGCCGCCGGCGACATGTTCGCGACGCAGATGCGCAACTTCGCCTACCTGATCGGCGACCGGCAAACCGGCGACTGCGTGGTGGTCGACCCCGCGTACGCCGCCGGCGAACTCCTCGACACGCTCGAGGCCGACGGCATGCACCTGTCCGGGGTGCTGGTGACGCACCATCATCCCGACCATGTGGGCGGATCGATGATGGGCTTTTCGCTGCAGGGCCTGGCCGAGTTGCTAGACCGTAAAGCGGTGCCGGTGCATGTCAATACTCATGAGGCACAATGGGTTTCGCGAGTCACGGGGATCAGTCTGGGCGACCTGACCTCACACGAGAACCACGACAAGGTCAGCATCGGCGACATCGAGATCGAGCTGCTGCACACCCCCGGCCACACGCCGGGCAGCCAGTGCTTTCTGCTCGACGGCCGCCTCGTCGCCGGTGACACGTTGTTTTTGGAGGGCTGCGGGCGCACGGACTTCCCCGGCGGCGACTCCGACGAGATGTACCGCAGTCTGCAGCGGCTCGCGACGCTGCCGGGTGACCCGACGGTGTTTCCGGGGCACTGGTATTCGGCGGAGCCGAGCGCCTCGCTCTCGGAGGTCAAGCGTTCCAACTACGTGTACCGGGCCGCGGACCTCGGTCAATGGCGGATGCTGATGGGCGGCTGA
- the hadB gene encoding (3R)-hydroxyacyl-ACP dehydratase subunit HadB, with product MPLREFSSVKVGDQLPEKTYPLTRQDLVNYAGVSGDLNPIHWDDEIAKVVGLDTAIAHGMLTMGIGGGYVTAWIGDPGAVTEYNVRFTAVVPVPNDGKGAELVFSGRVKSADPETKSVTIALTATTGGKKIFGRAIASATLA from the coding sequence ATGCCACTGCGTGAGTTCAGCTCCGTGAAGGTGGGTGACCAGCTTCCTGAGAAGACCTATCCGCTGACCCGACAGGATCTGGTGAATTACGCGGGCGTTTCCGGCGACTTGAACCCGATTCACTGGGACGACGAGATTGCCAAGGTCGTCGGCCTGGACACCGCGATCGCGCACGGCATGCTGACCATGGGCATCGGCGGCGGCTACGTGACCGCGTGGATCGGTGACCCCGGTGCGGTCACCGAGTACAACGTGCGGTTCACCGCGGTGGTGCCGGTGCCCAACGACGGCAAGGGCGCCGAGCTGGTCTTCAGCGGACGGGTGAAGTCTGCCGATCCCGAGACGAAGTCCGTGACCATCGCGCTCACGGCCACCACCGGCGGCAAGAAGATCTTCGGTAGGGCGATCGCCTCCGCAACTCTGGCATAG
- the hadC gene encoding (3R)-hydroxyacyl-ACP dehydratase subunit HadC, protein MALKTDIRGMIWRYPDYFVVGREQLRQFALSVKNDHRAHFEESVAADLGHDAIVAPLTFATIFAKLVQLDFFRHVDIGMETLVIVQVDQRFVFSKPIKAGDKLWARMDVYSVEERFGADIVVTKNTCTNDDGEVVLEAYTTLMSQYTDGSANLRWDPESGQVVRTA, encoded by the coding sequence ATGGCGCTCAAAACAGACATCAGGGGAATGATCTGGCGCTACCCGGACTACTTCGTTGTGGGGCGGGAACAACTGCGCCAGTTCGCACTGTCCGTCAAGAACGACCACCGCGCCCACTTCGAGGAAAGCGTGGCCGCCGACCTCGGCCACGACGCGATCGTCGCGCCGCTGACCTTCGCGACCATCTTCGCCAAGCTGGTCCAGCTGGATTTCTTCCGGCATGTCGACATCGGCATGGAGACGCTGGTGATCGTCCAGGTCGACCAGCGCTTCGTGTTCTCCAAGCCGATCAAGGCCGGCGACAAGCTGTGGGCCCGCATGGACGTCTATTCGGTGGAGGAGCGCTTCGGCGCCGACATCGTCGTCACCAAAAACACCTGCACCAACGACGACGGCGAGGTGGTCCTGGAGGCCTACACCACGTTGATGAGCCAGTACACCGACGGATCCGCGAACCTGCGCTGGGACCCGGAATCCGGCCAGGTCGTCAGAACGGCGTAA
- a CDS encoding crotonase/enoyl-CoA hydratase family protein — protein sequence MSAPVHYTTKDSIAVIKMDDGKVNALGPTMQQALNDAIDRAEADNAGALVIAGNERVFSGGFDLKILTSGEVQPAIDMLRGGFELAYRLLSHPKPVVMACTGHAIAMGAFLLSAGDHRVAAHAYNIQANEVAIGMVIPYAALEIMKLRLTPSAYQQASGLAKTFFGETALAAGFVDEIVLPEMVVDRAEEAAREFAGLHRHAHAATKLRTRADALAAIRAGIDGIEAEFGV from the coding sequence ATGAGCGCCCCGGTCCACTACACCACCAAGGACTCCATCGCCGTCATCAAGATGGACGACGGCAAGGTCAATGCGCTGGGCCCGACCATGCAGCAGGCCCTGAACGACGCGATCGACCGGGCCGAGGCGGACAACGCCGGGGCGTTGGTGATCGCCGGGAACGAGCGGGTGTTCAGCGGCGGCTTCGACCTGAAGATCCTAACCTCCGGTGAGGTGCAGCCCGCGATCGACATGCTGCGCGGCGGATTCGAGCTGGCGTATCGCCTGCTGTCCCATCCCAAGCCGGTGGTGATGGCGTGCACCGGCCACGCCATCGCGATGGGGGCGTTCCTGTTGTCGGCGGGCGATCACCGGGTGGCCGCGCACGCCTACAACATCCAGGCCAACGAGGTCGCGATCGGCATGGTGATTCCCTATGCCGCGCTGGAGATCATGAAATTGCGGTTGACGCCGTCGGCCTACCAACAGGCCAGCGGGTTGGCCAAGACGTTCTTCGGTGAAACCGCGCTCGCCGCAGGGTTTGTCGACGAGATCGTGTTGCCCGAGATGGTGGTGGACCGGGCCGAGGAGGCCGCACGGGAGTTCGCCGGCCTGCATCGGCACGCGCACGCCGCCACCAAGCTGCGCACCCGCGCCGACGCCCTGGCGGCCATCCGCGCCGGCATCGACGGGATCGAAGCCGAATTCGGGGTGTGA
- the secE gene encoding preprotein translocase subunit SecE produces MSDEGDVANDAASDGTDKEDGGASGGRTAVVTRPQRPTGKRSRQRAAEAGEDVGPSDEVDASTPAKAEKGAKAKKVAKSKKAGDRRANPFVFVYNYLKQVVAEMRKVIWPNRKQMLTYTSVVLAFLAFMVTLVGLADFGLTKLVMLVFG; encoded by the coding sequence GTGAGCGACGAAGGCGACGTTGCCAACGACGCCGCAAGCGACGGCACTGACAAAGAGGACGGCGGCGCGAGCGGCGGTCGGACAGCGGTGGTGACGCGGCCGCAGCGCCCCACGGGCAAGCGGTCCAGGCAGCGGGCGGCCGAGGCCGGCGAAGACGTTGGCCCGTCGGACGAGGTCGACGCCTCCACGCCGGCGAAGGCCGAAAAGGGCGCGAAAGCCAAGAAGGTCGCCAAGTCCAAGAAGGCCGGCGACCGCCGGGCCAACCCCTTCGTGTTCGTCTACAACTACCTCAAGCAGGTCGTTGCGGAGATGCGGAAGGTCATCTGGCCCAACCGCAAGCAGATGCTCACTTACACCTCCGTTGTGTTGGCTTTTCTGGCCTTCATGGTGACGCTGGTCGGCCTGGCGGACTTCGGCCTGACCAAGCTGGTGATGTTGGTGTTCGGCTGA
- a CDS encoding type II toxin-antitoxin system VapB family antitoxin: MRKKVEIEVDVDLVDEAIRRFQVADVREAVNLALRTLLREGDSVEQDDDYDEFSDLNAWQPRRSAGDG, translated from the coding sequence ATGAGGAAGAAGGTCGAAATCGAGGTCGATGTCGATCTGGTCGACGAGGCGATCCGCCGCTTCCAAGTCGCCGACGTGCGCGAGGCCGTCAACCTCGCCTTGCGGACGCTGCTCCGTGAGGGCGATTCCGTCGAGCAGGACGATGACTACGACGAGTTCAGCGACCTCAATGCATGGCAACCCCGGCGCAGCGCCGGGGATGGTTGA
- the rpmG gene encoding 50S ribosomal protein L33, with amino-acid sequence MASSTDVRPKITLACEVCKHRNYITKKNRRNDPDRLELKKFCPNCGKHQAHRETR; translated from the coding sequence ATGGCGTCCAGTACCGACGTACGGCCGAAGATCACCTTGGCATGCGAGGTGTGCAAGCACCGCAACTACATCACCAAGAAAAACCGCCGGAACGACCCGGACCGGCTTGAGCTGAAGAAGTTCTGCCCCAACTGCGGCAAGCACCAGGCGCATCGGGAGACACGCTAG